One window of the Betaproteobacteria bacterium genome contains the following:
- a CDS encoding putative DNA-binding domain-containing protein produces the protein MLRDVQRAMAELLMAGGTPDEKKAGDLIRGGKLSAARRMEVYRHNVLSNLRGALKDIFPVVNRIVGDAFFLHAADQFIRVTPSHSGDLNQFGREWPSFLANYPHATELPYLADVAKLEWAWHECFHAADAAPMDLGRLASVAPDAHGLLVFHLHPAVRLLVSAYPVLRIWQVNQPDFAGDMQIDWAQGGDALMVRRDSGVGGGLEVVIQSLAAGEYRFMCELHARRTLERAAAAALETDSEFDLQAFLLECAQRGVIVDFSRDAT, from the coding sequence GATCCGCGGCGGAAAACTTTCTGCCGCGCGCCGCATGGAAGTCTATCGGCACAATGTGCTTTCAAATTTACGTGGCGCGCTGAAGGATATTTTTCCCGTCGTCAATCGCATTGTCGGTGACGCTTTTTTTCTGCATGCGGCGGATCAGTTCATCCGTGTGACGCCGTCGCATTCCGGCGACCTGAATCAGTTCGGTCGCGAATGGCCATCGTTTCTGGCGAATTACCCGCACGCGACAGAATTGCCATATCTTGCAGACGTGGCAAAACTGGAATGGGCATGGCACGAATGCTTTCATGCGGCCGACGCCGCACCGATGGATCTGGGCCGTCTCGCCTCGGTCGCGCCTGACGCGCATGGCTTGCTGGTTTTTCATCTGCACCCGGCTGTGCGATTGCTCGTATCCGCGTATCCGGTCCTGCGCATCTGGCAGGTCAACCAGCCGGATTTTGCCGGTGACATGCAGATTGACTGGGCGCAAGGCGGCGATGCGCTGATGGTGCGCCGGGACAGTGGTGTTGGCGGCGGTCTGGAGGTGGTGATTCAAAGCCTCGCCGCGGGTGAATACCGCTTCATGTGCGAACTGCATGCGCGGCGTACGCTGGAGCGGGCGGCTGCGGCGGCGCTCGAAACAGACAGCGAATTTGATCTGCAGGCGTTTCTGCTCGAATGCGCGCAACGCGGCGTGATTGTCGATTTCTCTCGCGACGCTACGTGA